A DNA window from Desulfobulbaceae bacterium contains the following coding sequences:
- a CDS encoding sulfite exporter TauE/SafE family protein, translating to MDINFLWLAATLLLAGFTQGVSGFGAALVAMPLLTLFMDVQTAVPLYLLHGVVITGYLSFQLRQHFEWPKIKPLLLGSLPGIVLGIYLLKRFNSSVLQSLMGALIFSYALYSLTCRPQPKKLAPFWAYIAGFFTGAISSAFSAGGPPTVIYVTLSGWNKDVFKVTLSVFFFITGVLTVTGHALSGLTTIPILKLFLGSVIFTVVGVWLGSLCYGKIQRETYIKIMLWMLVGMGVLMMVGRFL from the coding sequence ATGGATATAAATTTTCTGTGGCTGGCCGCCACGTTACTGCTTGCAGGTTTCACCCAAGGGGTCTCCGGTTTCGGAGCGGCTCTGGTCGCCATGCCCCTGTTAACCCTTTTTATGGACGTCCAGACCGCCGTTCCTCTCTACCTGCTGCACGGCGTTGTCATCACCGGCTATCTCTCATTTCAACTGCGACAGCATTTTGAATGGCCTAAAATCAAACCCCTCCTGCTGGGCAGTCTGCCCGGCATTGTTCTTGGTATCTATCTCCTCAAACGTTTTAACAGCAGTGTTCTGCAATCATTGATGGGGGCTTTAATCTTTTCCTATGCCCTATACAGCCTTACCTGTAGACCACAACCGAAAAAATTAGCACCCTTTTGGGCTTACATAGCTGGTTTTTTTACCGGAGCGATAAGCAGTGCCTTTAGCGCTGGTGGACCACCAACGGTCATTTACGTCACCCTCTCTGGTTGGAATAAAGATGTCTTCAAGGTCACACTATCTGTATTTTTCTTCATTACAGGAGTGCTCACCGTGACAGGCCATGCCCTGAGCGGCTTAACAACGATACCAATACTTAAGCTTTTTTTGGGGTCAGTGATTTTTACCGTAGTCGGAGTCTGGCTCGGCTCACTCTGTTACGGTAAGATACAGCGGGAAACCTACATTAAAATCATGCTGTGGATGCTGGTGGGTATGGGAGTTTTAATGATGGTGGGTCGTTTCCTTTGA
- a CDS encoding response regulator, producing the protein MRILIVEDEKMSQKKMQLIMENFGECDMVADGASAIDLFNKAWQARAPYDIITLDITLHEMSGVDVLVQIKDIEDTMNILPAKRAKIIMVTSHKDKDNITTCVTAGCSGYIIKPFTKEPIAACLRKVFLNYVQENFPKTY; encoded by the coding sequence GTGCGGATCCTTATTGTCGAAGATGAAAAGATGAGCCAGAAGAAGATGCAGCTCATCATGGAGAATTTTGGTGAATGCGATATGGTGGCAGATGGTGCCAGTGCCATAGATCTATTTAATAAAGCGTGGCAGGCTCGTGCTCCGTACGACATTATAACTCTTGATATTACCCTGCATGAAATGAGTGGTGTTGATGTACTTGTGCAGATAAAGGATATCGAAGACACTATGAACATTCTTCCGGCCAAAAGGGCAAAGATTATCATGGTGACATCGCATAAAGACAAGGACAATATCACCACCTGTGTGACTGCAGGCTGCTCAGGCTACATTATTAAACCATTTACCAAAGAACCAATTGCCGCCTGTTTACGAAAGGTTTTCTTAAACTATGTCCAGGAAAACTTTCCAAAAACATACTAA